A single Balaenoptera ricei isolate mBalRic1 chromosome 13, mBalRic1.hap2, whole genome shotgun sequence DNA region contains:
- the LRATD1 gene encoding protein LRATD1, with protein MGNQLDRITHLSYSELPTGDPSGIEKDELRVGVAYFFSDEEEDLDERGQPDKFGVKASPGCAPRPESPSRRRRHHLLHQLALNETQFSAFRGQECIFSKMSGGPQGADLSVYAVTALPALCEPGDLLELLCLQPAPEPPAPAPHWAVYVGGGQIIHLHQGEIRQDSLYEAGAANVGRVVNSWYRYRPLVAELVVQNACGHLGLKSEEICWTNSESFAAWCRFGKREFKAGGEVPAGTQTPQQQYYLKVHLGENKVHTARFHSLEDLIREKRRIDASGRLRVLRELADLADDKE; from the coding sequence ATGGGCAACCAACTGGACCGCATCACCCACCTCAGCTACAGCGAGTTGCCCACTGGGGACCCGTCGGGGATCGAGAAGGACGAGCTGCGGGTCGGGGTCGCCTACTTCTTCTCGGATGAGGAGGAGGACCTGGACGAACGAGGCCAGCCCGACAAGTTTGGCGTGAAGGCCTCCCCGGGCTGCGCCCCCCGCCCGGAGAGCCCCAGCCGTCGCCGCCGCCACCACCTGCTGCACCAGCTGGCCCTCAACGAAACTCAGTTCTCCGCCTTTCGGGGCCAGGAATGCATCTTTTCCAAAATGAGCGGCGGCCCTCAGGGCGCCGACCTGAGCGTCTACGCGGTCACGGCGCTGCCCGCGCTCTGCGAGCCCGGCGACCTGCTGGAGCTGCTGTGCCTGCAGCCCGCGCCAGAGCCGCCCGCGCCCGCCCCGCACTGGGCCGTGTACGTGGGCGGCGGGCAGATCATCCACCTGCACCAAGGCGAGATCCGCCAGGACAGCCTGTACGAGGCGGGCGCGGCCAACGTGGGCCGGGTGGTGAATAGCTGGTACCGCTACCGCCCGCTGGTGGCCGAGCTGGTGGTGCAGAACGCCTGCGGCCACCTGGGCCTCAAGAGCGAGGAGATCTGCTGGACGAACTCGGAGAGCTTCGCCGCTTGGTGCCGCTTCGGCAAGCGGGAGTTCAAGGCGGGAGGGGAGGTGCCGGCCGGCACGCAGACCCCGCAGCAGCAGTACTATCTCAAGGTGCACCTGGGTGAGAACAAGGTGCACACGGCCAGGTTTCACAGCCTGGAAGACCTCATCCGCGAGAAGCGCCGCATCGACGCCAGCGGCCGCCTGCGTGTGCTCCGGGAGCTCGCCGACCTTGCGGACGACAAGGAGTAG